A DNA window from Gigantopelta aegis isolate Gae_Host chromosome 4, Gae_host_genome, whole genome shotgun sequence contains the following coding sequences:
- the LOC121371410 gene encoding uncharacterized protein LOC121371410, which produces MAVYMPPIARKKRVPQKYNPDTFRVISVEAEEVHPRFSPPVIKPVYEKDTLPTRKLLPDIPIRQTRTVVKSISDFRAHNPQPRNCGFLCHNVRLLNEPIATVTTRDTQEDECNWWPHRISNEPHHIPEHTLDSTYRDDFVYESEKVPPGSNRHLANPNKDPALGAVPVNFLKGRDGKQRFFKEDISFQHIYNSRADPNYPFGLRREGAFVWKQMSPAQRQMFIEYHEKINEYCKTDIPSQRNRQDFEEVTETKYVSPRPSNKSGNNSVRLSVSEMSIPYHKKMTPAATPTVAASTGDLQHNSPQESIFYEKDIATQTSPNHSGGPSPSTIQPNVPCDTQTENSKPPDDIPSRTE; this is translated from the exons ATGGCAGTTTATATGCCCCCAATTGCCAGAAAAAAGAGAGTGCCACAAAAGTACAA cccagACACTTTTCGTGTGATAAGTGTGGAAGCCGAGGAAGTACATCCAAGGTTCTCACCACCTGTTATTAAACCAGTATATGAAAAAGACACCTTACCAACCAGAAAACTCCTTCCAGATATTCCAATTCGACAGACACGAACTGTAGTTAAATCAATTTCAGACTTCCGAGCACATAATCCCCAGCCAAGAAACTGTGGCTTTCTGTGCCATAATGTTCGACTGTTGAATGAACCCATAGCAACTGTGACAACAAGGGATACTCAAGAGGATGAGTGTAACTGGTGGCCACATCGAATATCCAATGAGCCTCATCATATACCAGAGCACACACTAGATTCAACTTATCGAGATGATTTTGTTTATGAATCGGAGAAGGTGCCACCTGGATCAAACAGACATCTTGCAAATCCAAACAAAGATCCAGCTTTGGGAGCAG TCCCAGTCAACTTTTTAAAAGGAAGAGATGGAAAGCAGCGTTTCTTCAAAGAGGATATATCCTTTCAGCATATCTACAACAGCAGGGCTGATCCAAATTATCCATTTGGTTTAAGg CGTGAAGGTGCCTTTGTATGGAAACAAATGTCACCTGCACAGCGTCAGATGTTTATTGAGTATCATGAGAAGATTAACGAGTACTGCAAGACAGATATTCCATCTCAAAGAAACAGGCAAGATTTTGAAGAGGTGacagaaacaaaatatgtttccCCAAGGCCATCGAACAAGTCGGGAAACAATTCAGTAAGATTGTCTGTATCCGAGATGTCGATTCCATACCACAAAAAGATGACCCCTGCAGCTACTCCAACAGTGGCAGCCAGTACAGGTGACCTACAGCACAACTCACCACAAGAATCCATATTTTATGAAAAAGACATTGCTACACAGACATCACCCAACCATTCAGGTGGACCATCACCATCAACAATCCAGCCAAATGTTCCCTGTGATACACAAACGGAAAATTCAAAACCACCTGACGATATTCCTTCTAGGACTGAATAG
- the LOC121371411 gene encoding spermatogenesis-associated protein 17-like, with product MAAMVRLQKQIDGIVEESYLLKNEAEEQRTLEYLAARRIQAWFRGTRSRSYLKFLNRCATNVQRAWRGFLGRRYFRILVKNSVFIMKLNFYNTMAWKIQKVWRGYYVRKYISNYYSRKRYLEALQVKNEIFRTELTEFAEQQAQIRERIAEQALRKQQELSAFKTHYLVSTEVIPGIYNSPYQPYPSDEELLLRSVKPVIRRKKKQTDGYMFDPAWLSYNQPRPDSLPPLNNKPQGPFREPQEVQNQRYKPFQPSLRVSTSFYSLEKARDEMKAEEWVTRLIDDKFIPFSKLEKPYQRLLYTTSKFGHLPYGSKYFREEQADKHVTPKSFKTIVPPIPIFSKLNDTYSQGQV from the exons ATGGCGGCTATGGTGcgattgcaaaaacaaattgatgGCATTGTCGAAGAATcttatcttttaaaaaa TGAAGCTGAAGAACAGAGGACTTTGGAGTACTTAGCCGCCCGAAGGATTCAAGCATGGTTTCGTGGTACAAGAAGCAGAAGTTATTTGAA ATTCTTGAATAGATGTGCCACAAATGTCCAGAGAGCATGGCGTGGATTTTTGGGGCGAAGGTACTTCAGGATATTGGTCAAG AATAGTGTGTTTATCATGAAGTTGAATTTCTACAACACAATGGCCTGGAAG ATCCAGAAGGTCTGGCGTGGCTATTATGTGAGGAAGTACATCTCAAACTACTACAGCAGAAAGCGCTACCTCGAAGCCTTGCAGGTGAAGAATGAAATATTCAG AACTGAGTTGACTGAATTTGCTGAACAACAGGCTCAAATAAGAGAGAGGATTGCTGAGCAAGCCCTGAGGAAACAGCAGGAACTGTCTGCATTTAAAACTCACTATCTCGTTAGCACAGAAGTTATTCCAGGAATCTATAATTCTCCATATCAGCC GTATCCGTCAGATGAAGAATTGCTTTTGCGGAGTGTGAAACCTGTTATCAGACGGAAGAAAAAGCAGACGGATGGTTATATGTTTGATCCTGCTTGGCTAAGCTACAACCAGCCTCGACCAGACAGCTTGCCACCATTAAATAACAAACCACAG ggGCCATTCCGCGAACCACAAGAGGTGCAGAATCAGCGGTACAAACCATTCCAGCCTTCACTGCGGGTATCCACTTCCTTCTATTCGCTGGAAAAAGCAAGAGATGAGATGAAAGCCGAGGAGTGGGTTACTCGGCTGATTGATGACAa GTTTATTCCATTTTCAAAGTTGGAAAAACCATACCAGCGTCTTCTTTACACTACATCCAAATTTGGCCATCTCCCATATGGTAGCAAGTACTTTCGAGAAGAGCAGGCCGACAAGCATGTTACACCCAAG TCATTCAAGACGATTGTTCCACCAATTCCAATATTCAGCAAGCTAAACGATACATATTCACAAGGTCAAGTTTAA
- the LOC121372372 gene encoding ankyrin repeat and SOCS box protein 3-like, producing the protein MMNFKEAYLDTCSTVGTLARCGDLLGMQNLVWNGRPVDVKDNRGWRPTHEAAANDHPGCLEFLLRQEATDLNWETFEKETAMLLAARNGHTSCVRLLLNFNADPNLCTNEGFSPLWEALVARSRDCIRLLVKRGADVNCKTYTDHTPLHLAAEKGNTNIVAYFLNHDARLDVFTEPHLSPIFVAAHAGQVDTLRVLLKVASDRDQLFLVNETAKDNASPLLIAAQEGHAECIELLLDCGADPNIQVTETQAAALQYAIYKNHLRCVQLLLPVTDLTKAAACSEVFMHPLLLALKLKDTNILQLLMDAGIEANVSLPLDPEDHPLLVKFMPKSMQTLRGSLLCHIEDDWPEQGVRLLLKSGLTPDRLSEHDVPPLIAMLCNENLRFCKLLLQFGANPNVYHKHVVGNLAMIVALGNDLSIREECRNGGDIKLENWFVWPLLLAGAETGSLFSGRIDQNGLHSPEISIQNLIDEYHPSNCFTAFSSIMCFCHFLDIPSELLEQFTEKQRKHFKKISASTYTLAHVCRKTIVLELAKKKNYKKKKIESLGATVPVAVQEYLLFSEFELVAQNILQINNAIL; encoded by the exons ATGATGAATTTCAAAGAAGCCTACTTGGACACATGTTCAACAGTAGGTACCTTGGCACGATGTGGAGACTTGTTGGGAATGCAGAATCTTGTTTGGAATG GAAGACCAGTTGATGTCAAGGATAACCGAGGATGGAGGCCGACTCACGAGGCAGCAGCTAATGACCATCCTGGCTGCCTCGAGTTCCTGCTGAGACAAG AAGCCACAGATCTTAACTGGGAAACATTTGAAAAGGAAACAGCCATGTTGTTAGCTGCAAGAAATGGTCACACCAGCTGTGTGAGACTTTTGCTTAATTTCAATGCTGATCCCAATCTGTGTACCAACGAAGGCTTCTCGCCACTTTGGGAAG CATTAGTGGCACGATCCAGAGACTGCATCCGACTGTTAGTTAAACGAGGAGCTGATGTGAACTGTAAGACATATACTGATCACACACCACTCCACTTGGCAGCAGAGAAGGGAAACACGAATATTGTGGCTTATTTTCTCAACCATGATGCTCGACTTGATGTATTCACTGAACCCCATCTTAGTCCGATTTTCGTAGCAGCCCATGCTGGGCAGGTGGATACTCTGAGGGTACTCCTGAAAGTGGCATCAGACAGAG ATCAGCTTTTCCTTGTTAACGAGACTGCTAAAGATAATGCATCTCCCCTGCTGATAGCTGCCCAGGAGGGTCACGCTGAGTGTATAGAACTGTTGCTCGACTGTGGGGCAGATCCAAACATTCAAGTCACAGAAACACAGGCGGCAGCACTGCAGTACGCCATTTACAAAAACCATTTACG CTGTGTCCAGTTGTTGCTTCCAGTCACAGATCTCACCAAGGCAGCTGCATGTTCCGAGGTATTCATGCATCCACTCTTGTTGGCCCTCAAATTGAAAGACACGAACATTCTTCAATTGTTAATGGATGCGGGCATCGAGGCTAATGTTTCTCTACCTCTCGACCCTGAAGATCATCCCTTGCTGGTGAAATTTATGCCAAAATCCATGCAAACATTACGTGGATCTCTGCTTTGTCACATCGAAGATGACTGGCCTGAACAGGGTGTGAGGTTGCTGTTGAAGTCAGGGTTAACACCAGACAGGCTGTCGGAACACGACGTTCCTCCTCTTATTGCAATGTTGTGTAATGAAAATCTCAGGTTCTGCAAACTGTTGCTGCAGTTTGGTGCTAACCCCAACGTCTATCACAAGCATGTGGTGGGGAACCTGGCAATGATAGTGGCGCTAGGAAACGACCTCTCTATCAGAGAGGAGTGTCGGAATGGTGGAGACATCAAGTTAGAGAACTGGTTTGTCTGGCCTCTGTTGTTGGCTGGTGCGGAGACAGGGAGTCTTTTCTCTGGCAGGATAGACCAGAACGGTCTCCACTCACCAGAAATATCAATCCAGAATTTAATTGACGAATATCATCCATCCAATTGTTTTACAGCATTTTCATCAATTATGTGTTTCTGCCATTTTTTAGACATTCCAAGTGAACTTTTGGAACAATttacagagaaacagagaaagCACTTTAAAAAGATATCag CATCCACATACACCTTGGCACATGTCTGTCGGAAAACTATTGTTTTGGAATTGGCTAAGAAGAAAAactacaaaaagaagaagattgaAAGTCTTGGAGCAACAGTACCGGTGGCCGTCCAGGAATATCTCTTGTTTTCAGAATTTGAACTGGTGgcacaaaacattttacaaattaacaatGCTATTCTGTGA